From a single Rosa rugosa chromosome 7, drRosRugo1.1, whole genome shotgun sequence genomic region:
- the LOC133721577 gene encoding heavy metal-associated isoprenylated plant protein 34 gives MNKQDFMKIQSCVLRVNIHCEGCKQKVKKLVQKIDGVFTTSIDAEQGKVTVTGNVDPATIIKKLEKSGKHAELWGGGGGGGGQKGNSQAQQFNPNQFKNMSMENHGKGGKDNGSNKAQKGGGGGGNQQKGNNVQQQIQQQQQMMKGAKVMMPTKEQKKSVKFTLPAEEEFSDGEFDDEFDDDDYDDDEFDDEDYEDDEEEELNHGHQVPHNKMMMMPGMGANGPQGPYGKMMPVMGNNGHGPHGPGGMVNMNAMGGKKLGGGGGGGGGGGGSVKKGEVIDFPMQGMKGMGGNKVKKDGKDGKGGKKGGGDDEKGKSKKKSKGGKDGKGGKDKSEGKKGGLLGWLSRSTSKKESDGNHKGGKGGKKGGDKYDDFMEIDVMNHKKGGKEGKESKESKEGKGSKGGKGGGGNGGDVHQMGQKGQMGQAGQMGHMGQMGQMGNMGQMGHMGQMRPMGQMGRGGQNMGQMGNYPMGSMGQMGNVPAVQGLPAPGMMNGGGGGGYYQGMGNAGNPYTQQQLQQQQQQLQQQQYMAMMMNQQQQQQRANGNDMYQPMMYARPQPPMNYMPHQPMPSAAPSEPYTNFFSDENANSCSVM, from the exons ATGAATAAGCAAGACTTCATGAAGATTCAG AGCTGTGTTCTCAGAGTGAACATTCACTGTGAAGGTTGTAAGCAGAAAGTTAAGAAATTGGTGCAGAAAATTGATG GTGTGTTCACTACTAGTATAGATGCAGAGCAAGGCAAAGTGACTGTCACAGGGAACGTAGATCCAGCCACAATCATCAAGAAGCTTGAAAAGTCAGGCAAACATGCAGAGCTTTGGggagggggaggaggaggaggaggacagaAGGGTAATTCCCAAGCGCAGCAGTTCAACCCCAACCAGTTCAAGAACATGTCAATGGAGAATCATGGCAAAGGGGGAAAAGACAATGGTAGTAACAAGGCTCAGaagggtggtggtggtggtggaaacCAACAGAAGGGCAATAATGTCCAGCAACAAATTCAGCAGCAACAGCAGATGATGAAAGGGGCTAAGGTGATGATGCCAACGAAGGAGCAGAAAAAGTCTGTTAAGTTCACTTTGCCTGCTGAGGAGGAGTTTAGTGATGGTGAGTTTGATGATGagtttgatgatgatgattatgatgatgatgagtttgATGATGAGGattatgaagatgatgaggAGGAAGAGCTTAACCATGGCCATCAGGTACCACACaacaagatgatgatgatgcctGGTATGGGTGCAAATGGGCCACAAGGGCCTTATGGGAAGATGATGCCTGTGATGGGTAATAATGGACATGGGCCACACGGGCCGGGTGGGATGGTCAATATGAATGCTATGGGCGGCAAGAAGTtaggtggtggaggtggtggtggtggtgggggaggAGGGTCTGTCAAGAAAGGTGAGGTTATTGATTTCCCAATGCAAGGGATGAAGGGCATGGGTGGAAATAAGGTAAAGAAGGATGGCAAAGATGGCAAGGGAGGAAAGAAAGGGGGAGGAGATGATGAGAAGGGCAAGAGCAAGAAAAAGAGCAAGGGGGGTAAAGATGGTAAAGGAGGTAAAGACAAAAGTGAGGGTAAAAAGGGTGGGTTGCTTGGGTGGCTTAGCAGAAGCACCAGTAAAAAAGAGAGTGATGGAAACCACAAGGGGGGCAAGGGAGGTAAAAAAGGTGGTGACAAGTATGATGATTTCATGGAAATTGATGTCATGAATCATAAGAAAGGAGGCAAAGAAGGTAAAGAAAGCAAGGAAAGCAAAGAAGGCAAAGGAAGCAAAGGAGGCAAAGGTGGTGGTGGCAATGGTGGAGATGTTCATCAGATGGGTCAAAAGGGTCAAATGGGCCAGGCAGGTCAGATGGGGCATATGGGCCAAATGGGTCAAATGGGCAATATGGGTCAGATGGGCCATATGGGGCAGATGAGGCCAATGGGCCAAATGGGGCGTGGAGGTCAGAATATGGGCCAGATGGGTAACTACCCAATGGGCAGTATGGGTCAGATGGGCAATGTGCCTGCAGTACAAGGACTACCTGCACCGGGGATGATGAAcggtggcggtggtggtggctATTATCAAGGGATGGGAAATGCCGGAAATCCCTATACTCAACAGCAGCTCCAGCAACAGCAACAACAGCTCCAGCAGCAGCAATATATGGCTATGATGATGAAccagcaacagcagcagcaaaGGGCTAATGGGAATGACATGTACCAACCCATGATGTATGCGCGGCCACAGCCACCGATGAACTACATGCCCCATCAGCCAATGCCTTCAGCAGCGCCATCTGAGCCTTACACTAACTTCTTCAGTGATGAGAATGCCAACAGTTGCAGCGTCATGTAA